One Phycisphaerales bacterium genomic window carries:
- a CDS encoding serine protease: MRLLMVLAMAGAVGLAGCTFTGLEETATRQAWPADAEAVFGCTPVSVDFFGGRVRGSGSGVFVSDRWFLTAAHVVPDDAQYAWMWVNEPGSGRGVVMPLEVVITGGGEPVEAGDWALVRFPAHVDALGAMPARLVEGDLADDRAVLVGFPTRGEPVSGSFTPREVVVLESDAPVLVEPFLSEVDETLRYFRMVSGWSKLGGASGGPVVVHDAQGRPGVAGILLGRVEYRGLWRRGRLIVAHQVPAQAFLAASGALDSLPPRRTRDAMLVRSEATLSVDGNRVSQRKAASGR; the protein is encoded by the coding sequence GTGAGGCTTCTGATGGTGCTGGCGATGGCTGGCGCCGTTGGGCTCGCGGGCTGCACCTTCACCGGGCTCGAGGAAACCGCAACGCGGCAGGCATGGCCCGCGGACGCCGAGGCGGTGTTCGGTTGCACGCCGGTGAGCGTGGACTTCTTCGGCGGGCGTGTTCGCGGCAGTGGTTCGGGGGTGTTCGTCTCGGATCGCTGGTTCTTAACGGCGGCGCACGTGGTGCCCGATGACGCCCAGTACGCGTGGATGTGGGTCAACGAGCCGGGCTCGGGCCGCGGCGTGGTGATGCCGCTGGAGGTGGTGATTACCGGGGGCGGCGAGCCGGTGGAGGCCGGCGACTGGGCGCTGGTGCGATTCCCTGCGCACGTCGATGCACTCGGCGCGATGCCCGCGCGGCTGGTCGAGGGCGATCTGGCCGACGATCGGGCGGTCCTGGTGGGCTTTCCGACGCGGGGCGAGCCCGTGTCGGGTTCGTTCACGCCGCGGGAGGTCGTGGTTCTGGAGAGCGATGCGCCGGTGCTGGTCGAGCCGTTCCTGAGCGAGGTCGACGAAACGCTGCGGTACTTTCGCATGGTGTCGGGCTGGTCGAAGCTGGGTGGCGCCTCGGGGGGGCCGGTGGTGGTGCACGATGCGCAAGGCCGGCCCGGCGTGGCGGGCATCCTGCTTGGCCGCGTCGAGTATCGAGGCCTGTGGCGGCGTGGGAGGCTGATCGTGGCGCACCAGGTGCCCGCGCAGGCCTTCCTGGCGGCGAGCGGGGCGCTCGATTCGCTGCCGCCGCGGCGGACGCGCGATGCGATGCTCGTGCGAAGCGAGGCTACGCTGAGCGTCGATGGCAACCGTGTTTCTCAACGGAAGGCTGCTTCGGGACGATGA
- a CDS encoding SpoIIE family protein phosphatase — protein MTTQPARASARATDDPGLSITDFLSDGGFVQLCATLSTLLDAPVRLLDAQGREILPGDDASATWRIAETSPDAAALAAERAFTVPMRAHGRVIGWVHVGRSPATEGPLAAVIEQAVALVVDVADQVCDRELELRARLRELSATQRLSALLAAAQSEDEVLGIALDSAIELLGLWAGSLVLFVDAGSQGLAPEERDVEHRVSRNLSDSWLANPLPLSIDREFDKRALAGEVVAVADLQRDPRVQLKERTKAEGLASALHAGMIFNGKPLGVIRLYGSRVRQFTPAEHRVLRTIAHQASVAIGQARLLRMQREERRLQRQLRLASDVQRRMLPKSPPRNDRLDLGASWEPSLELSGDFFDFIELDTDVRKPGERRIGIVVGDVVGKGVAAALLMSHVRASLLAHVSRDPAPAAVLAAVNNDLCRDSLPNEFVTLWYAVVDPVSLELVYASAGHDPPLLLRPVVDGVPPENTEIAGADARSMRSSGMLAGVLPNQVFGEERVPLLGGDTLVMFTDGMTDARNFEGERYGRPRLTQSVYDTVSRDPDISAASLVKEIVWCVRRFAGLSRMTDDQTIVALRVLP, from the coding sequence ATGACCACACAACCCGCCCGCGCGTCTGCCCGGGCGACGGACGACCCGGGGCTCTCGATCACCGACTTCCTCAGCGACGGCGGCTTCGTGCAGTTGTGCGCGACGCTGTCGACCCTGCTGGACGCGCCCGTTCGGCTGCTGGATGCCCAGGGTCGCGAGATCCTGCCCGGCGACGACGCTTCGGCGACCTGGCGCATCGCCGAGACGAGCCCGGACGCGGCTGCGCTGGCGGCCGAACGCGCGTTTACGGTGCCCATGCGAGCCCACGGCCGGGTGATCGGCTGGGTGCACGTGGGGCGGAGCCCGGCGACGGAGGGGCCGCTGGCGGCGGTGATCGAGCAGGCGGTCGCGCTCGTCGTGGACGTGGCCGACCAGGTCTGCGACCGCGAGTTGGAGCTTCGTGCCCGCTTGCGCGAACTGAGCGCGACGCAGCGGCTCAGCGCTCTGCTTGCGGCGGCCCAGAGCGAGGACGAGGTGCTGGGGATTGCGCTGGACAGCGCCATCGAACTGCTGGGCCTGTGGGCCGGTTCGCTGGTGTTGTTCGTCGATGCCGGGAGCCAGGGCCTCGCCCCCGAAGAGCGCGACGTCGAGCACCGGGTCAGCCGAAACCTGAGCGACAGCTGGCTGGCCAATCCGCTGCCGCTCTCGATCGACCGCGAGTTCGACAAGCGTGCGTTGGCTGGCGAGGTCGTTGCGGTAGCCGATCTGCAGCGCGATCCACGCGTGCAACTGAAGGAGCGTACGAAGGCCGAAGGGCTGGCCAGCGCGTTGCACGCGGGCATGATCTTCAATGGCAAGCCGCTGGGCGTCATCCGCCTCTATGGCTCGCGTGTGCGGCAGTTCACGCCGGCCGAGCATCGTGTGCTTCGGACGATCGCCCACCAGGCATCGGTCGCGATCGGCCAGGCGAGGCTGCTTCGTATGCAGCGCGAGGAGCGGCGGCTGCAGCGACAGCTGAGGCTTGCCAGCGACGTGCAGCGGCGCATGCTGCCCAAGAGCCCGCCCAGGAACGATCGCCTGGACCTTGGCGCAAGCTGGGAGCCAAGCCTCGAGCTGAGCGGCGACTTCTTTGACTTCATCGAGCTGGACACCGATGTCCGCAAGCCCGGCGAGCGACGCATCGGCATCGTGGTGGGCGACGTGGTGGGCAAGGGCGTGGCGGCCGCGCTGCTCATGAGCCACGTGCGCGCAAGCCTGCTGGCGCACGTGTCGCGAGATCCGGCTCCGGCGGCCGTGCTGGCGGCGGTCAACAACGATCTCTGCCGCGATTCGCTCCCCAACGAATTTGTGACGCTGTGGTACGCCGTGGTCGACCCCGTGAGCCTGGAGCTTGTGTATGCAAGTGCCGGACACGATCCGCCCTTGCTGCTTCGGCCCGTCGTCGATGGCGTGCCGCCCGAGAATACGGAAATCGCCGGGGCGGACGCAAGATCGATGCGCAGCAGCGGGATGCTCGCGGGTGTGCTGCCCAACCAGGTCTTCGGCGAAGAACGCGTGCCGCTGCTGGGCGGTGACACGCTGGTCATGTTTACCGATGGCATGACCGATGCGCGGAACTTCGAGGGTGAGCGGTATGGTCGGCCTCGCTTGACGCAATCCGTCTATGACACGGTGAGCCGAGATCCGGACATTTCCGCGGCTTCGCTGGTCAAGGAGATCGTGTGGTGCGTGCGGCGCTTTGCCGGCCTGAGCCGGATGACCGACGACCAGACGATCGTGGCGCTGCGGGTGTTGCCGTGA
- a CDS encoding OmpH family outer membrane protein — protein MSTMTRHSQSPIVPKANASLGLLALVAIAIASVALLRPQADASSVARATPTPVATVDLVAVITQLDEFKVIDQRIQADVEKKSNEIKQLTQEIEGLTADMERLDPASDAYDQIFRERNMKMGFRELRGSMLVKWQQEDTARVLTDLYEKALKAVEDVAKRDGWEVVIHGGQPLMVPRNPNVRAEAAVDFVENFIQTRRVIYAGESVNITKSVVQHMNNQYAAGG, from the coding sequence ATGTCCACGATGACACGCCACTCCCAGTCGCCCATCGTTCCCAAGGCCAACGCCAGCCTGGGCCTGCTGGCCCTGGTTGCCATCGCCATCGCCTCGGTCGCGCTGCTGCGGCCCCAGGCCGACGCATCATCGGTCGCTCGGGCTACCCCCACGCCCGTGGCAACCGTCGACCTCGTGGCCGTCATTACCCAGCTGGACGAGTTCAAGGTCATCGACCAGCGCATCCAGGCCGACGTCGAGAAGAAGTCCAACGAGATCAAGCAGTTAACCCAGGAGATCGAGGGCCTGACCGCCGACATGGAGCGCCTCGACCCCGCCAGCGATGCCTACGACCAGATCTTCCGCGAGCGGAACATGAAGATGGGCTTCCGCGAGCTCCGCGGCTCCATGCTCGTCAAGTGGCAGCAGGAGGACACCGCCCGCGTCCTGACCGATCTCTACGAGAAGGCCCTCAAGGCCGTCGAGGACGTCGCCAAGCGCGACGGCTGGGAGGTGGTGATCCACGGCGGTCAGCCGCTCATGGTGCCCCGCAACCCCAACGTCCGGGCCGAGGCCGCCGTGGACTTTGTGGAGAACTTCATCCAAACTCGCCGAGTCATTTACGCTGGCGAGAGCGTGAACATCACCAAGAGCGTGGTGCAGCACATGAACAACCAGTACGCCGCCGGAGGCTGA
- the lpxD gene encoding UDP-3-O-(3-hydroxymyristoyl)glucosamine N-acyltransferase → MNDQRPQATTTGTLAEILQARLVGPADIPLADIAPLDKATPGALTFIRDQRHAAAWNTSNASAALVTEGVRLDHTEASDRAVLYVPDADRALLTLLNAFAEHAAPPPAEPGIDPSAQVDPSANVEGASIGPMCVVGPGCRVAPGAVLVARVTLGQNVSVGSKSVLHPGVVVQHGCTVGERCTLHPGVVVGADGFGYLPGPNGAIKIPHLGAVVIEDDAEIGANTCIDRGKLADTRIGRGTKIDNLCQIGHNGDIGTNVIICGCCSIAGSVTIGDGVTIAGSVAVSDGVKIGKGATIGARSGVINDVPVGETWLGMPAMPAREAAANYAQFRTLSRDIRQLRKRLRDA, encoded by the coding sequence ATGAACGACCAGAGGCCGCAGGCCACCACCACCGGTACGCTGGCCGAGATCCTCCAGGCCCGCCTTGTCGGGCCGGCCGACATCCCGCTGGCCGACATTGCCCCGCTCGACAAGGCCACCCCCGGCGCTCTCACCTTCATCCGAGACCAGCGCCACGCCGCGGCCTGGAACACGTCCAACGCCTCGGCCGCCCTGGTCACCGAAGGCGTCCGCCTGGACCACACCGAAGCCTCCGATCGAGCCGTTCTCTACGTGCCCGACGCCGACCGCGCGCTGCTCACGCTCCTGAACGCCTTCGCCGAGCACGCCGCACCGCCCCCCGCCGAGCCGGGCATCGATCCCTCGGCTCAGGTCGACCCATCGGCGAACGTCGAAGGAGCTTCCATCGGGCCCATGTGCGTCGTCGGGCCGGGCTGCCGGGTGGCGCCCGGGGCCGTCCTGGTTGCCCGCGTCACGCTGGGCCAGAACGTCTCGGTCGGCTCCAAGTCGGTGCTGCACCCCGGCGTCGTCGTGCAGCACGGCTGCACCGTGGGCGAGCGCTGCACCCTGCACCCGGGCGTCGTCGTCGGAGCCGACGGCTTCGGCTACCTTCCCGGGCCAAACGGGGCCATCAAGATCCCACACCTGGGCGCGGTGGTGATCGAGGACGACGCCGAGATCGGCGCCAACACCTGCATCGATCGCGGCAAGCTCGCCGACACGCGCATCGGCCGGGGCACCAAGATCGACAACCTCTGCCAGATCGGCCACAACGGCGATATCGGCACGAACGTCATCATCTGCGGCTGCTGCTCCATCGCAGGCAGCGTCACCATCGGCGACGGCGTCACCATCGCCGGCTCCGTGGCCGTGAGCGACGGCGTCAAGATCGGCAAGGGCGCCACCATCGGCGCCCGCAGCGGCGTCATCAACGACGTGCCCGTCGGCGAGACATGGCTGGGCATGCCCGCCATGCCCGCACGCGAGGCCGCCGCCAACTACGCCCAGTTCCGAACGCTCTCCCGGGACATCCGCCAGCTCCGCAAGCGCCTGCGCGACGCATGA
- a CDS encoding UDP-3-O-acyl-N-acetylglucosamine deacetylase: MTSPTAHPVARKTLKREAVLAGQGLFSAQASTITFKPGKDGLTLVRSDVAAHLPVDYSACTTNPVHAGFSSGQPRSTNLARGHGMVATVEHMLSALTGLGITDCDIEIDGIEVPIFDGSAQTFVQALLDAGIEELGDTIDPIVLEQAVKAEHLNASIVAEPRSKPGWSITYILDYGRGSAIENQTVTWDGSPDAYARSIAPARTFCMEHEAKALQRTGLFENLTPADMLVIGLNGPIDNAYRFDDEPATHKLLDVIGDLTLAGRPIQADIVASRSGHQLNQRLANALVNRFPRMPIEPRP; this comes from the coding sequence ATGACCTCGCCCACCGCACACCCCGTCGCCCGAAAGACGCTCAAGCGAGAGGCAGTCCTCGCTGGTCAGGGCCTCTTCTCGGCGCAAGCGTCGACCATCACGTTTAAACCCGGCAAGGACGGGCTCACGCTCGTGCGATCCGACGTGGCCGCCCACCTCCCGGTCGACTACTCCGCGTGCACTACCAATCCCGTCCATGCGGGGTTCAGCAGCGGCCAGCCGCGCAGCACGAATCTCGCGCGAGGCCACGGCATGGTCGCGACGGTCGAGCACATGCTCTCGGCGCTCACGGGCCTTGGCATCACCGATTGCGATATCGAGATCGACGGCATCGAGGTGCCCATCTTCGACGGGTCGGCCCAGACGTTCGTGCAAGCCTTGCTTGATGCGGGCATCGAGGAACTGGGCGACACGATCGATCCCATCGTGCTCGAGCAAGCCGTCAAGGCCGAGCACCTCAACGCCAGCATCGTCGCCGAGCCGCGCAGCAAGCCGGGCTGGTCCATCACCTACATCCTCGACTACGGCCGCGGCTCGGCCATCGAAAACCAAACTGTCACCTGGGACGGTTCGCCCGATGCCTACGCACGCTCGATCGCACCGGCCCGCACCTTCTGCATGGAGCACGAAGCCAAGGCGCTCCAGCGAACCGGGCTCTTCGAGAACCTCACGCCCGCCGACATGCTGGTCATCGGCCTGAACGGGCCCATCGACAACGCGTATCGCTTCGACGACGAGCCCGCCACGCACAAGCTGCTGGACGTCATCGGCGACCTCACGCTGGCCGGCCGACCCATCCAGGCCGACATCGTCGCCTCGCGCTCGGGCCATCAGCTGAACCAGCGGCTGGCCAACGCGCTGGTCAACCGATTTCCGCGCATGCCGATCGAACCGCGGCCGTAG